The Chitinimonas arctica region CGCTACGGCAGGAGCAGGCGCAGCTGCATGGCTATGCCAGCTATGCCGACTATGAACTGGTGGACCGCATGGCCGGGACGCCGGCGGCGGTGCAAGCCTTGCTGAGCCAGGCCTGGGAGCCGGCCAAGGCGCGTGCCGAGGTGGATCGTACCGCGCTGACCGAAATGGCCCGGTCGCTGGGACAGCCAACCCCTATCGCAGCTTGGGACTGGCGCTACCTGGCCGAGCAGGTGCGTATTCAACGCTATGACCTGGACGATGCCGAGCTCAAGCCCTACTTCGCGCTGGAGAATATGATCGCCGCAATGTTCGATTGTGCCCAGCGGCTCTTCGGTGTCCACTTCGTTGAACAGCAAGGCATCGCCCTTCACCATCCGGACGCCCGGCTATGGGAAGTGCGCGACCGCGACGAACAGTTGGTCGGCCTGTTTATCGGCGATAACTTCGCCCGCGCCAGCAAACGCAGCGGCGCATGGATGCATGTATTCCGTAGCCAGTCCGGCATCGATGGCGGCACCTTGCCCATCGTGATCAACAACAATAATTTCGCCAAGGCCGATACCCCGCTATTGAGCTTTGACGATGTGCGCACCTTGTTCCACGAATTCGGCCATGGCCTGCATGGCTTGCTGTCGCAAGTCCGCTACGAGCACCTGGCCGGTACCGAAGTGCTGCGCGACTATGTCGAACTGCCTTCGCAGATTTTCGAAAACTGGGCGGAAGAAGAGCAGGTATTGCAGCGCCATGCCCGCCACTTCCGCGCCGGCGAGCCGATATCGACAGCCACCTTGGCCAAGTTGAAGCAGGCCAGCCAATTCAACCAGGCCTGGGCGACTGTCCAGTACACCGGTCCGGCCTTGATCGATATGGCTTTGCATTCCTTGCCCAACGGTACGCCGGTCGATATCGCCGCCTTCGAGGCGGAGCAGTGCGAAAAACTGGGCGTGCCGGCCGATATCGGCCAGCGCCACTATCTTTCCCACTTCGGCCATCTGTTCGCCAGCGCACATTATGCCGCCGGTTATTACGTCTATATGTGGGCCGAGGTGCTGGATGCGGATGGCTACGACGCCTTTATCGAAGCCGGCGACCCTTTCGACCCGGCCACGGCCCAGCGCCTGCTGCGCCATGTCTACAGCGCCGGCAACACCGAGGACCCGGCAGCGGCCTACCGTGCATTCCGCGGCCGCGATCCCAAGGTGGAGCCGATGCTGGCCAAACGTGGATTGATTAGCCGATGACCCCCGAGCAATATGCCCAGGCGCAGCTGGAACGCTATAACGCGCACGATTTGACGGGTTTTCTCGCGCTGTATGGCGAGGATATCGAGGTCTATGACTTCCCGAGCGAGCTGCGTATGCGCGGCAAGGCTGCAATCCGCGAACGCTACGAACGCATCCTGTTCCCCGGTTCGACCGTGCATGCACGGGTGGACCAGCGCATCGTGGTGGGCAATCGGGTTATCGACCACGAGATCGTCACGGGCCATCCGCTGGTAGGCGATTGCGCGCTGGTGGTGATCTATGAGGTCGGTGCGACGGGTATCGAAAAGATGTGGACCATGCGCGAAGGATAGGGCACCGTGCCTCGGTGATCCGTTCACCGGGGCACGGCCGTTCCGATTCTATTCTCCGACCACTTTCAGCTTTTCGCCTTCAACCAATACGGTATCCGTGCCGTTCGACAGCCATAGCTGTCCGTCCTGCACGGTGGCCTGCAGCTGCATGCCTCGACTATTGAGGGCTGCCAGCTTGGCCAGCGTGTCGGCATCGATGCCGATCACATTGAGGTTATCCAGGCGGCCCAGCTTGGATTCGATCCCTTTCCACCAGACATTGCCGGCGCGGCCGTTGTAGGTATAGACCCAGACCTGGTCGGCCCGGCCGCAGGCCTGGCGCATACGCCGCTCATCGGGCTCGCCCAGATCTATCCATAGCTCGATTTCGTCGGAATAATTCTTTTGCCACAAGGCCGGCTCGTCGTCCCCGGCGATATCGCGGGTAAAGGCCAGCCGCTCGCTGGCGTGCAGCACGAAGACGGCCAGGCGCAGCATCAGCCGCTCTATCGTTTCCGAGGGATGCTGGGCCAGGGTGAGGCTATGGTTTGCGTAGTAGCCGCGGTCCATGTCGCTGATCGACAGGTCGGCCTTATGAATGGTGGCTTTGAGTGCCATGGTGTGGATATGCCTGAAAAAGTCAGGCGCGAGTTTAGCCGCTGCCTGAGGTGGCGGGTGGTGAAACCCAGGGATTTTTTGCCGGACAAGCTACTCGAAGGCTTGCCCGGACGAGGCCCATCAACGCCCGCGTGCTTTGCCACGCAGTATCGGTTGCTTGGCCGGCTTCGGCGGACGCGGTGCCGCTGTGCCGGGGCCGCCACCGCCACGGGCATTGCCGCGCGGCGCCTGCTGGGCCCGCTCGGCTGCGGTGGGATGGGGCACCAGGCAGTGGGCTGCGCCGCCGATCAGGTCGGGGCGCCCCATCTGGACCAGGGCCTCGCGCAGGATCGGCCAGTGCTTGGGGTCGTGATAGCGCAGGAAGGCTTTGTGCAGCTTGCGCCGGTAGGCATCGCGCACATTGTCGACGATCTCCGAGTTGCGTCCTACCTTACGCAGCGGGTTGCGGCGGGTGTGCCACATGGTGGTGGCCATCGCCATGGGCGTCGGGGTAAAGGCCTGCACCTGGTCGGGGCGGAAGTTGTTTTTCTTCAGCCAGATCGCCAGGTTCAGCATGTCCTCGTCGGCGGTGCCGGGGTGGGCCGCGATGAAATAGGGGATCAGATACTGTTGCTTGCCGGCCTGTTTGCTAAAGCGGTCGAATAGTTCGCGGAAGCGTTCGAAAGCATCCACGCCCGGCTTCATCATCTTGCTGAGCACGTTTTCCTCGGTGTGCTCGGGCGCGATCTTCAGGTAGCCGCTGACATGGTGGGTGACCAGTTCCTTGATGTATTCCGGCGAACGCACCGCAATATCGTAGCGCAGGCCGGAGCCGATCGAGATCTTCTTGACCCCGGGAATGGCGCGGGCCTTGCGGTAGAGCTGAACCAGCGGCGTATGGTCGGTATTGAGGTTTTCGCAGATGCCCGGGTAGACGCAGCTCAGCCGGCGGCACGACGATTCGATCTTGGGATCCTTGCAGGCCAGCCGGTACATATTGGCGGTCGGGCCGCCCAGGTCGGTGATATGGCCCTTGAAACCCTTGGTCTTGTCGCGGATCTCTTCGATCTCGTTAAGGATGGAGGCTTCCGAACGGCTCTGGATGATGCGGCCTTCGTGCTCGGTGATGGAGCAGAAGGTACAGCCGCCGAAGCAGCCGCGCATGATATTGATGGAAAAGCGGATCATCTCCCAGGCCGGAATATGCACACTGCCATAGCTGGGATGGGGGTTGCGGGCATAGCGCAAGCCATAGATATGGTCCATTTCCGCCGTGCTCAGCGGAATGGGCGGCGGATTGATCCAGACTTCGCGTTCGCCGTGGCGCTGCACCAGGGCGCGCGCATTGCCGGGATTGGACTCCAGGTGCAGGACGCGGCTGGCGTGGGCATACAGGACCGGATCATTGGCGACCTGCTCATAGGCAGGCAGGCGCACCACCGTCTTCATGCGCGCCTCCAGCCGGGCAGCCAGGCGCTCGGCCTTGCTGACCAGGCGGATGGGCTTGGGCGCATCGGCCGGCGCAGTTGCGCAAGCCGATCCACTGGACGCGGCGCCGCTCTTCTCCGCTTCCATGGCGTAGGGGTCGCCATGTGGCTCGACCCGGCCGGGTGTATCGACGCTGGACGAATCCTCCAGCTGCCAGCCCGGGTCGGGTAGCCAGCCGGCCGGCGCCAGAAAGGCGGTGCCGCGGATATCATGCATGTCGCGCAGCCGCTCGCCCATCGAGGCGCGCTGGGCCACTTCCACCAAGGCCCGCTCGGCATTGCCGAACAGCAGGATATCGGCCTTGGCGTAGACCAGGGCCGATTGCCTGACCTTGTCGCTCCAGTAGTCGTACTGGGCGATCCGGCGCAGGCTGGCTTCGATGCCGCCTATCATGATCTGCACGCCGGGATAGGCTTCGCGGCAACGCTGCGAGTAGATGGTGACGGCCCGGTCCGGTCGCTTGCCGGCCAGGCCGCCTGCGGTGTAGGCATCATCCGAACGCGGCTTCTTGTCTGCCGTGTAATGGTTGATCATGGAATCCATATTGCCGGCGGTCACCCCGAAGAACAGGCGGGGGCGGCCCAGGGCGGCGAAGTCCACGGCCGAATCGGGCCGAGGCTGGGCGATGATGCCGACCCGAAAACCCTGTGCTTCCAACAGTCGCCCGACCAGGGCCATGCCGAAACTGGGATGGTCCAGGTAGGCGTCGCCCGTCACCAGGATGATGTCGCACTCGTCCCACTCCAGCTCCAGCATTTCTTGCCGGTTCATCGGCAGGAAGGGGGCGATCTGGCCCCGCGTGCCCCAATGAGGCTTGTACTGGTTCAGCGGCGTGAGGGTAGCGAGTGCGGACATGGCGAAATCGAGGTGTGGCGCAATCGACCATTGTCGCAGATTTGCCCCTTGCTGGATGAAATATCTTTGTTTTCATCGACATAGCCACCATTTCCGATTTCGGATGGCTGTCGAGTCCGCTTCCCTATGCTAATGTTGCGCGCCGCCATTTAGAAGTCGACGCCACATGACCATGCTTTACCACAACCCGCGCTGCAGTAAATCGCGCGAGACCCTTGCCCTGCTGGAACAACGGGGCGTGCAAGCCACCGTTGTCCATTACCTCGAAACGCCGCCCGATGCTTCGACCCTGCGACGCCTGCTGGAGCTGCTGGGTTTCGACGATCCACGCCAATTGATGCGCCGCCAGGAAGCCGAATATGCCGCACTGGGCCTGGACGATCCCGGCTTGACGCATTCCCGGTTGGTGGCGGCCATGGTGGCCCATCCCCACTTGATCGAGCGCCCCATCGTGGTGCGGGGCGAGCGAGCCGTGCTGGGGCGCCCGCCGGAAAACATCCATGCCTTATTCCCTACGCCAAGCTGAAATGCCTATCGAGAACACCTCGCCATGACCAATCCCGCCCTTTCGCTGGCCGCGGCCCGCTCCCTCCACTTGGCCGCGCAGGGCTTGCTGGCGCCCTCCCGCCGCAAGGCCGGCAAGGCCGATGTGCTGGCGTGCATACGCCGCATGGCTTTGTTGCAGATCGATACCATCCACGTGGTGGCGCGCAGCCCCTACCTGGTGCTGTGGAGCCGCTTGGGCCAATACGATCCGGCTTGGCTGGAAGCGCTGTTGGCCGAAGGCAAGCTGTTCGAATATTGGGCGCACGAGGCCTGCTTCGTGCCGACCGAGGACTACGGCTTGTTACGCCATCGCATGCTGGATTTGACCGGCATGGGCTGGAAGTTTTCGCTGCAATGGTTGCAAAAGCATGGCGCCGAGATCGAAGCGCTGGTGCAGCGGATTCGCGAGCAGGGACCGGTCCGCTCGGCCGATTTCGAGCGCGCGGGCGGTGGCAAGGGTAGCGGCTGGTGGGATTGGAAGCCGGAAAAGCGCCACCTCGAAGTGCTGTTTACCAGTGGTCGCCTGATGGTGGCCGAGCGACGCAATTTTCAGCGTGTCTATGATCTGGCGGAACGGGTACTCGCGCGGGGTTTCGCCGATGGCTGGCGCGATGAGCGTGATCTGCCCACGCCAGAAGCCGCTCGGCTGGAAATGATACGGCGCAGTTGCCAGGCGCTGGGCGTGGTCAAGGCGGGTTGGATCGCCGATTACTACCGCCTCAAGGGCGGCAAGTACGAGCAGCCGCTGCATGCCCTGGCGGATAGCGGCGAACTGATCCCGGTCCGGCTGGAATCGGCAAGCCATGATGCCTTTGTCCACCGCGATCTGGCGCCACTGCTGGATAAGGCCGTTGCCGGCGAGCTGCAATCGACCGTGACCACGCTGCTGTCGCCTTTCGATCCGGTGGTATGGGACCGCAAGCGGGCCGCCGAGCTGTTCGATTTCGACTACCGCATCGAATGCTATACCCCGGCCGAAAAGCGAAAGTATGGTTACTTTGTATTACCCATACTTTCTCGCGGTAAATTGGTTGGCCGCGTCGATGCCAAGGCCCATCGCAAGCTGGGGGTGTTCGAGTTGAAGGCGCTCTACCTGGAACCGGGCATACGTGCCAGCCAGCGCCTGATAGGCGATATCGGCGCCGCCGTGCAGCGCTGTGCCGACTGGCATGGCACCCCGCATATCGAAGTGCGCAACGCCCCTTTTGTCCTGCCGACGCGGGATGCCCCTTGATAAGATTTCAGCGAGCTTTGCATGGCAAATGACAATATCGACCTGGCCCAGGCCGGCCAGTGGTTGGCCGAGCATAAGGTGAACTATCTGCTGGCCCAGTTCGTGGATATCCACGGTGCGGCCAAGACCAAGATCGTACCGGCCCGCCACCTGGAGTTGATTACCACCACGGGCGCGGGATTTTCCGGCTATGCCATCTGGGGTACCGGTATCGCCCGTAATGGCGGCGACTATTATGCCCGCGCCGACCTGAGCACCCTGGCGCCGGTTCCCTGGCTGCCCGGCTATGCCAGGGTGGTGGGCGATGGCCATGTGCACGGCCGGCCGCATCCGCTTTGTTCGCGGGTTTTGCTGAAAACCCAATTGCAGCGTTTGGCCGAACGGGGCTGGCGCTTGAATACCGGGCTTGAGCCGGAATTCACCCTGCTCAAGCGCGACGGCAGCGGCGACTACCGGCCGGCGGACGAGTTGGATGTGCTGGACAAGGCCAGTTACGACTACAAGGGTATGTCGCGACCGGCCAACCGGCAGTTCCTGGAGCAGGTCACGGAAGCCATGGCGGCGGTGGGCGCCGATGTCTACCAGATCGACCATGAGGATGCGACCGGCCAGTATGAAATCAACTATGTCTACGCCGATGCGCTGACCAGCGCCGACCGTTATATCTATTTCAAGATGGCGGCCAGCCATGCCGCCGAGCAATTGGGCATGCTGTGCAGCTTTATGCCCAAGCCTTTTGCCGACCGCGCCGGCAGCGGCCTGCATTTCCACCTGTCGCTGGCCGATGCCGAGGGCCGCAATCTATTCGAGGATGCGGCGGATCCGAACGGCTATGCGCTGAGCGAAATGGGCTACCACTTCCTGGCCGGCATCCTGCACCACGCACCCGCCTTGACCGCCATCTGCGCGCCGACGGTCAATAGCTACAAACGGCTGGTGGTGGGGAATTCACTATCCGGTGCGACCTGGGCGCCGGCCTATATCGCTTATGGCGATAACCGCACGGTGCTGGCCCGTTGTCCCGGCGGCCGTATCGAATGGCGATTGGCCGATGCCGGCGCCAATCCCTATCTGGTATCGGCCGCCCTGGTCGCGGCGGGCCTGGATGGCATCGAGCGCAAGTTGCATCCCGGCAACAAGGTCGATGACGACCTCTATGAGTATCAGCCGGCCCAGCTGACCGCCGCCGGCATCGAGCATGTGCCGCAGCATCTGGGCGAGGCGGTCGATGCGCTGCTGGCCGACCCGGTCCTGGGCGAAGCGCTGGGGAAAGACTTCGTGGCCGAGTTCGCCCGGCTCAAACGTTTGGAATGGGTCGAGTATCTACGCCATGTCTCGGATTGGGAACGCAAGCGCTATGCTGATTTCTTCTGAGGAGGCGCGAACCGGTCTATCGCTTGGATTCATCTAGCCGTCATCGCGGCTCCGCAGAATTGGCACGCCCTGGCAGGCGAGAACCATTCAAAAAAAAGGAGCAGCATCGATGAAGTACCAGGTTTCCATGGCGATGGCCTTTACGCTGGCCGGCAGTCTTGCCGTCCAGGCCGCCTGTCCCGATTACCAGACGCCGCAGCAGGCACCGGCCGCACCGCAACCGGCCAAGAAGTCCTTCCGCCATTTCGGCAGCAAGCTCCTGTCCGGGCTGTATGCGCCCTGGCATATGGTGCACGACAGTATGGTGGCGGCCGGCCAGTCCGCCACCCTGGTCGGCAAGTTCGACTACGACGCGCTTCTGCACAAGGACCTGGAAGACGAACGTGTCCACGTCTATCTATTCGGCAGCAATATGCGCGAGTGGGAATACCTGGGCAGCCAATTGACCGATTCGGACGGCAAGATCTCCCTACCGTTGGGGCCGCGTCCGATCGGTGAATACCGGGTCCGCATGGTGGTGGAGGGCGACGGATCGGCGGTCGAAGGCTTTCTCAGCGTGGTCGAGCGTGGCCGCGACACTATCCTGTTCGATATAGACGGGACGCTGACCATCAATGACTTCGAAGCCTATGCCGATTACGCCGGTCTCAAGACCGCCGCGGCTTTCTACTATGCGCCGCAGATGGTGCAAGCCTATCAACAGAAGGGTTACCAGATCATCTATCTGACCGCCCGGCCATACTGGGTCACGCGCGATGCACGCGAGTGGTTCGGCAAGCAGCACCTGCTGGCCTGGCACTATCGCAGCAATCCCTATGCGGACGGCCCTATCCCTCCCAATACCGAACAGCACAAGACCGACTACGTGCGGTACCTGCGCGATACGGTGGGATTGAACATCGTCAGGGCCTACGGCAACGCCCTTACCGATATCGCCGCCTATGGCAACGGCGGCATCGCCAAGGCGGATACCTGGATCATCGGCCAGCATGCCGGCAAGAGCGGCACCCAGGCGATAGGCAGCGATTACGCCTGGCATTTCAGCAGTGTGGTGGCATCTACGCCACCGGCCGCCTGCCAGCGCTAGTCCAGGGAACGAGGACGGTCCGGCGCAGCGGGCCGTTCTTTTTCGCCGGTACTGCCCAACAATTTGTCTAGCAACTGCCGCAACTGCTCGATCTCCGGCAAGGAAAGCCCCAAGGCTGCGACCAAGGCCGGCGGGATGGCGGTGGCGCGTTCGCGCAATTGTTGGCCTGCCTCGCTGAGGCAAACCCGCAGTTCGCGTTCGTTCTCGGCGCGGCGTTCGCGCCGCAACAGCCCATTCTGTTCCAGCCGCTTCAGTAGTGGCGTCAGCGTGCCGGAATCCAGCCGCAGGCGCTCGCCTATATTCTTGACGGTCACCGCGTCATGTTCCCATAGCACCAGCATCACCAGGTATTGCGGATAAGTCAGGCCCAATTCGGCCAGCAAGGGCTGGTAGCAGCGGGTGACATTGCGCGAGGCGGCGTAGAGACGGAAGCAGAGCTGCGCATCGAGCTTCAGCCAGTCCATTTCCTGCGGGTCATTGTTCATGGGTGAGACGTTCATAAAAAGCCGGCGGGTTGCTTGCGATGCTTATTCTACGCGGCATGCCCTGGCATGCGATTGAAAATACCGTCCCGCCGGCATGCCGGGCGGAACGGTATTTCCGGACGATCAGGCTTCTGCGACCGATACTTTTACGTCCACATTGCCGCGGGTGGCATGCGAGTACGGGCAGATATCGCGGTGGGCGACTTCGGCCAATTGCTCGGCGACGGCACGGTCGATGCCAGGCAGGGACAGGACCAGTTCGGCGGTAATGCCGAAACCGCCTGCCGCACGGGGACCCACGCCGACCTTGGCGGTGACCGAGGCATGCTCGATCTTGACACCTTGTTGACGGGCCACGAAACGCACGGCGCCTTCGAAACAGGCGGCATAGCCAGCGGCAAACAGCTGTTCCGGATTGGTGGCCGCGCCGCCGGGGCCGCCCATTTCACGGGGCAGGGCCAGCTTGGCTTGCAGTACGCCATCGGAGGATTCGATCTGGCCTTCACGTCCGCCGGTGGCGGTGGCTTGAGCGGTGTAGAGAACTTGTACGGACATGGTTGCTTCCTTTAGCGGGGGAGAGAGAGTGAGTCGGGTGAAACGAAATATAGCCAACAAACAGATTGTGTGCAAACTATTTGTTAAAAATTGTTCGCCGCCAGGCAGAGAAGGGTCAGGATTCAGTCCGGATTCAGCCAGGTTTTTGCACACTGCTTTCCACGGCAGCAAACGCTGCGCCCGAACGGAGTCAGAATCATGCGTAAGTCCATTTCCCTTTTCCTGCTGGCGGCCGCCTTGGGCAGTAGCGCGGCCTTGGCCGATTCTTCCCGCATCATCGTGGGTGGCGCACTGGGTGGCGCGGCCGGTTCCGCCATCGGCTACCATATCGATGGCCGCGATGGCGCGATCGTGGGCGCTGCCTTGGGCGGGGCGCTGGGCGCCGCGGCAAGCAGCCGTCATGAATACCGCCGCGATGTGGTGGTCGAAAGCCGGCCGGTCTATTACCGTGAGCGATATCGTGAGCCGGTCTACTATCAACCGGTGCAGGAGCGTTATGTCTATGTGCAGCCCCGCTCGGTCGACCGGGTGATCTATGTCGAGCCGCGCCATCACGGCTGGCAGCATCGCCACCACCGGCATCATGGCCACCATGGCCATCGCGGCCGCTGAAACGAATTCCCGCGCGACTTGCTTTATCATGCGAAACGGCCCCATCCGGGGCCGTTTCCTTTGATATCGCATGAGCCGCTATGCCACCTTCGATCAAAACCCTGCCATTGGAACGTCTGCTGCAATCGCAAGGATTCGGCAGCCGCAAGGAGGCGCGCGGGCTGATCGAGGCGGGCAGGGTGCGGGTGGATGGTTTGCCCTGTCGCCGGCCCGAGCAAGCTTTCGATGCCGCTGGCTTGGTGCTGGAAGTGGATGGCACAGCCTGGCCGTGGCGGGAGCAGCTCTATCTGGCGCTGCACAAGCCGGCCGGTTTTGAATGTTCGCGCACCCCACAGCACCACGCCTCGGTGTTCAGCCTGCTGCCGGCACACTTCGTGGCCCGTGGCGTACAAGCGGTAGGGCGGCTGGATGCGGATACCACCGGTCTGTTGCTATTGACCGACGACGGCGCCTTCAACCATGGGCTGGCCTCGCCCAAGCGGCATATACCGAAAACCTACCGGGTGACGGCCAAGCATGCGCTGACGGATGAGTTACTGGCCAGATTGCTGGCCGGCGTGCAACTGCATGACGAACCGGCGCCGTTGGCCGCCCTCGCTTGCCGCCGCTTGGACGAAACCGTGTTGGAGATCACCATCGACCAGGGTAAGTACCATCAAGTGAAACGCATGGTGGCGGCGGCCGGCAACCGGGTCGAGGCTTTGCATCGGACCGGCATGGGGGAAGTGCAGCTGGGAGCAGGCTGCCTGGCCGGCTTGGCCGAGGGGCAGTGGTGCGAGTTGGATCAGACGGCCTTGGCGCTGTTGCGGCCGGT contains the following coding sequences:
- a CDS encoding M3 family metallopeptidase, which produces MPAFPASLSGNPLLQDWQTPYGLPPFAQVRAEHFEPAFEIALAAHLAEIDTIADQAEPPSFDNTLVAFDKSGRLRKRIDLLFDNLCLSETSPALQAVELLMAPRLAAHGNAIRMHAGMFGRIDALYRDRAGLGLEKDQLRLLERVHLDFVRAGAKLPAEAKARYGELMEQLAGLSTSFHQNVLADEAAFVLPLHGEADLAGLPDFVLAAAQGAAAERGLPAGSHVITLSPSLAEPFLTFSSRRDLRELVWRARQARGAQAGEHDNRPLVARIVALRQEQAQLHGYASYADYELVDRMAGTPAAVQALLSQAWEPAKARAEVDRTALTEMARSLGQPTPIAAWDWRYLAEQVRIQRYDLDDAELKPYFALENMIAAMFDCAQRLFGVHFVEQQGIALHHPDARLWEVRDRDEQLVGLFIGDNFARASKRSGAWMHVFRSQSGIDGGTLPIVINNNNFAKADTPLLSFDDVRTLFHEFGHGLHGLLSQVRYEHLAGTEVLRDYVELPSQIFENWAEEEQVLQRHARHFRAGEPISTATLAKLKQASQFNQAWATVQYTGPALIDMALHSLPNGTPVDIAAFEAEQCEKLGVPADIGQRHYLSHFGHLFASAHYAAGYYVYMWAEVLDADGYDAFIEAGDPFDPATAQRLLRHVYSAGNTEDPAAAYRAFRGRDPKVEPMLAKRGLISR
- a CDS encoding nuclear transport factor 2 family protein, which encodes MTPEQYAQAQLERYNAHDLTGFLALYGEDIEVYDFPSELRMRGKAAIRERYERILFPGSTVHARVDQRIVVGNRVIDHEIVTGHPLVGDCALVVIYEVGATGIEKMWTMREG
- a CDS encoding YaeQ family protein codes for the protein MALKATIHKADLSISDMDRGYYANHSLTLAQHPSETIERLMLRLAVFVLHASERLAFTRDIAGDDEPALWQKNYSDEIELWIDLGEPDERRMRQACGRADQVWVYTYNGRAGNVWWKGIESKLGRLDNLNVIGIDADTLAKLAALNSRGMQLQATVQDGQLWLSNGTDTVLVEGEKLKVVGE
- a CDS encoding YgiQ family radical SAM protein yields the protein MSALATLTPLNQYKPHWGTRGQIAPFLPMNRQEMLELEWDECDIILVTGDAYLDHPSFGMALVGRLLEAQGFRVGIIAQPRPDSAVDFAALGRPRLFFGVTAGNMDSMINHYTADKKPRSDDAYTAGGLAGKRPDRAVTIYSQRCREAYPGVQIMIGGIEASLRRIAQYDYWSDKVRQSALVYAKADILLFGNAERALVEVAQRASMGERLRDMHDIRGTAFLAPAGWLPDPGWQLEDSSSVDTPGRVEPHGDPYAMEAEKSGAASSGSACATAPADAPKPIRLVSKAERLAARLEARMKTVVRLPAYEQVANDPVLYAHASRVLHLESNPGNARALVQRHGEREVWINPPPIPLSTAEMDHIYGLRYARNPHPSYGSVHIPAWEMIRFSINIMRGCFGGCTFCSITEHEGRIIQSRSEASILNEIEEIRDKTKGFKGHITDLGGPTANMYRLACKDPKIESSCRRLSCVYPGICENLNTDHTPLVQLYRKARAIPGVKKISIGSGLRYDIAVRSPEYIKELVTHHVSGYLKIAPEHTEENVLSKMMKPGVDAFERFRELFDRFSKQAGKQQYLIPYFIAAHPGTADEDMLNLAIWLKKNNFRPDQVQAFTPTPMAMATTMWHTRRNPLRKVGRNSEIVDNVRDAYRRKLHKAFLRYHDPKHWPILREALVQMGRPDLIGGAAHCLVPHPTAAERAQQAPRGNARGGGGPGTAAPRPPKPAKQPILRGKARGR
- the arsC gene encoding arsenate reductase (glutaredoxin) (This arsenate reductase requires both glutathione and glutaredoxin to convert arsenate to arsenite, after which the efflux transporter formed by ArsA and ArsB can extrude the arsenite from the cell, providing resistance.) — its product is MTMLYHNPRCSKSRETLALLEQRGVQATVVHYLETPPDASTLRRLLELLGFDDPRQLMRRQEAEYAALGLDDPGLTHSRLVAAMVAHPHLIERPIVVRGERAVLGRPPENIHALFPTPS
- a CDS encoding winged helix-turn-helix domain-containing protein codes for the protein MTNPALSLAAARSLHLAAQGLLAPSRRKAGKADVLACIRRMALLQIDTIHVVARSPYLVLWSRLGQYDPAWLEALLAEGKLFEYWAHEACFVPTEDYGLLRHRMLDLTGMGWKFSLQWLQKHGAEIEALVQRIREQGPVRSADFERAGGGKGSGWWDWKPEKRHLEVLFTSGRLMVAERRNFQRVYDLAERVLARGFADGWRDERDLPTPEAARLEMIRRSCQALGVVKAGWIADYYRLKGGKYEQPLHALADSGELIPVRLESASHDAFVHRDLAPLLDKAVAGELQSTVTTLLSPFDPVVWDRKRAAELFDFDYRIECYTPAEKRKYGYFVLPILSRGKLVGRVDAKAHRKLGVFELKALYLEPGIRASQRLIGDIGAAVQRCADWHGTPHIEVRNAPFVLPTRDAP
- the glnT gene encoding type III glutamate--ammonia ligase encodes the protein MANDNIDLAQAGQWLAEHKVNYLLAQFVDIHGAAKTKIVPARHLELITTTGAGFSGYAIWGTGIARNGGDYYARADLSTLAPVPWLPGYARVVGDGHVHGRPHPLCSRVLLKTQLQRLAERGWRLNTGLEPEFTLLKRDGSGDYRPADELDVLDKASYDYKGMSRPANRQFLEQVTEAMAAVGADVYQIDHEDATGQYEINYVYADALTSADRYIYFKMAASHAAEQLGMLCSFMPKPFADRAGSGLHFHLSLADAEGRNLFEDAADPNGYALSEMGYHFLAGILHHAPALTAICAPTVNSYKRLVVGNSLSGATWAPAYIAYGDNRTVLARCPGGRIEWRLADAGANPYLVSAALVAAGLDGIERKLHPGNKVDDDLYEYQPAQLTAAGIEHVPQHLGEAVDALLADPVLGEALGKDFVAEFARLKRLEWVEYLRHVSDWERKRYADFF
- a CDS encoding lipin/Ned1/Smp2 family protein, with product MKYQVSMAMAFTLAGSLAVQAACPDYQTPQQAPAAPQPAKKSFRHFGSKLLSGLYAPWHMVHDSMVAAGQSATLVGKFDYDALLHKDLEDERVHVYLFGSNMREWEYLGSQLTDSDGKISLPLGPRPIGEYRVRMVVEGDGSAVEGFLSVVERGRDTILFDIDGTLTINDFEAYADYAGLKTAAAFYYAPQMVQAYQQKGYQIIYLTARPYWVTRDAREWFGKQHLLAWHYRSNPYADGPIPPNTEQHKTDYVRYLRDTVGLNIVRAYGNALTDIAAYGNGGIAKADTWIIGQHAGKSGTQAIGSDYAWHFSSVVASTPPAACQR
- a CDS encoding MarR family winged helix-turn-helix transcriptional regulator, whose translation is MNNDPQEMDWLKLDAQLCFRLYAASRNVTRCYQPLLAELGLTYPQYLVMLVLWEHDAVTVKNIGERLRLDSGTLTPLLKRLEQNGLLRRERRAENERELRVCLSEAGQQLRERATAIPPALVAALGLSLPEIEQLRQLLDKLLGSTGEKERPAAPDRPRSLD
- a CDS encoding organic hydroperoxide resistance protein — protein: MSVQVLYTAQATATGGREGQIESSDGVLQAKLALPREMGGPGGAATNPEQLFAAGYAACFEGAVRFVARQQGVKIEHASVTAKVGVGPRAAGGFGITAELVLSLPGIDRAVAEQLAEVAHRDICPYSHATRGNVDVKVSVAEA
- a CDS encoding pseudouridine synthase; translation: MPPSIKTLPLERLLQSQGFGSRKEARGLIEAGRVRVDGLPCRRPEQAFDAAGLVLEVDGTAWPWREQLYLALHKPAGFECSRTPQHHASVFSLLPAHFVARGVQAVGRLDADTTGLLLLTDDGAFNHGLASPKRHIPKTYRVTAKHALTDELLARLLAGVQLHDEPAPLAALACRRLDETVLEITIDQGKYHQVKRMVAAAGNRVEALHRTGMGEVQLGAGCLAGLAEGQWCELDQTALALLRPVR